The Myxococcales bacterium genome has a window encoding:
- a CDS encoding flavodoxin family protein, translated as MRAIAINGSPRKNWNTATLLENALAGAAAQGAETKLVYLYDLHYQGCTSCFACKLRTGKSYGRCALNDDLAPILRQIEEADILLLGSPIYFGAVTGEMRSFLERLLFQYMLYDKNYSLLRKKAIPVGIIYTMNTTQAGAEARNYPITLGAMEAAIKRILSDEDVATLYVTDTYQFDDYEKYEVTAFSGAHKAKRRAEVFPEDCRKAYALGAELIARFV; from the coding sequence ATGCGCGCGATCGCGATCAACGGCAGTCCCCGCAAAAACTGGAACACGGCCACCCTGCTCGAAAACGCGCTGGCGGGCGCGGCCGCCCAGGGCGCCGAAACCAAACTGGTCTATTTGTACGACTTGCATTACCAAGGCTGCACCAGTTGCTTTGCCTGCAAACTGCGCACCGGAAAAAGCTACGGCCGTTGCGCCCTGAACGACGACCTGGCTCCCATTCTGCGACAGATCGAGGAGGCCGATATCCTGCTTCTGGGCTCGCCGATCTATTTCGGCGCGGTGACGGGTGAAATGCGCTCGTTCCTGGAACGATTGTTGTTCCAGTACATGCTGTACGACAAAAATTATTCGCTTCTCCGCAAAAAGGCGATTCCGGTCGGCATCATCTACACCATGAACACCACCCAGGCCGGAGCGGAAGCGCGAAATTACCCGATTACCCTGGGGGCGATGGAAGCGGCGATCAAGCGGATCCTGAGTGACGAGGACGTCGCCACGCTGTACGTCACCGACACGTATCAATTCGACGATTACGAAAAATATGAGGTCACCGCGTTCAGCGGCGCCCATAAAGCCAAGCGCCGGGCCGAGGTCTTTCCGGAAGACTGCCGCAAGGCCTACGCCCTGGGCGCCGAGTTGATCGCGCGTTTCGTCTGA
- a CDS encoding DUF952 domain-containing protein yields the protein MIVHITTRQEWQAAAGESEYRAASLQSDGFIHCSTVKQVVDTANLFFRGQNDLLLLIIDEKRLNTELKYEDPTGRGHDPGVGSLFPHVYGPVNRDAIRQVVEFPYRQDGTFALPDEVQKLI from the coding sequence ATGATTGTCCACATCACTACCCGCCAGGAATGGCAAGCCGCCGCCGGGGAAAGCGAATATCGCGCCGCCTCCCTGCAAAGCGACGGGTTCATCCACTGCTCGACCGTGAAGCAGGTCGTCGATACCGCCAACCTCTTTTTCCGCGGACAAAACGATCTGCTGCTCTTGATCATCGACGAGAAACGATTGAACACCGAGTTGAAATACGAAGACCCGACCGGCCGCGGCCACGATCCGGGCGTCGGCTCGCTGTTTCCGCACGTTTATGGGCCGGTCAACCGCGACGCGATCCGGCAAGTCGTCGAATTCCCCTACCGCCAAGACGGCACCTTTGCTCTGCCGGATGAAGTGCAAAAGTTGATCTGA
- a CDS encoding 2-oxo acid dehydrogenase subunit E2, whose translation MPKNDTTFRTVRLSPQRLAIVDSLRAARRKPAIHFLGAIDVTHARQALRDYEARTGQRRSFTALLIHCLARTIDEDKTIQAYRQGNHLVIFDDVDVCVLVEHEVGADRIAAPHVLRAANRKSPAQLHEEIRAAQKSGAAAAESWRYIRFYPWFPGFVRRLFWRFLYSRPALMKKTAGTVCVTAPGLFGSGGDWGLPVSGYTLTVTVGGIAGKEEIIDGQRVRREELSLTISVDHEIVDGAMLARFAERFRRRIERLTPDLESV comes from the coding sequence TTGCCGAAGAATGATACCACGTTTCGCACCGTCCGCCTGTCGCCCCAGCGCCTGGCCATCGTGGATTCGCTGCGCGCCGCGCGGCGCAAACCGGCGATTCATTTTCTCGGCGCGATCGACGTGACCCATGCCCGGCAAGCCCTGCGCGATTACGAAGCGCGAACCGGGCAGCGCCGCTCCTTCACCGCCTTGCTGATTCATTGCCTGGCGCGGACGATCGACGAAGACAAAACGATCCAGGCGTACCGGCAGGGCAACCACCTGGTGATTTTCGACGATGTCGACGTGTGCGTGCTGGTCGAGCACGAGGTCGGCGCGGATCGGATCGCGGCGCCCCATGTCTTGCGCGCGGCCAACCGCAAATCACCGGCGCAGCTTCACGAGGAAATCCGCGCGGCGCAAAAGAGCGGCGCGGCGGCGGCCGAATCGTGGCGTTATATCCGTTTTTATCCCTGGTTCCCGGGATTCGTGCGGCGGCTGTTCTGGCGTTTTCTGTATTCCCGCCCCGCCCTGATGAAAAAGACCGCGGGCACGGTTTGCGTCACGGCGCCGGGATTGTTCGGTTCCGGCGGCGATTGGGGCCTGCCCGTTTCCGGCTATACCCTGACGGTGACCGTCGGCGGCATCGCCGGCAAAGAGGAAATCATCGACGGGCAACGCGTACGGCGGGAAGAACTCTCGCTGACGATCAGCGTGGATCACGAGATCGTGGACGGCGCCATGCTGGCCCGGTTTGCGGAGCGTTTCCGCCGGCGGATCGAGCGCCTCACCCCGGACCTCGAATCCGTTTAA
- a CDS encoding TetR/AcrR family transcriptional regulator → MSEKPMARRILEVTLELIDENHGLTGVDLRKISRALGCAHTNIYNYFDSYPDLLWHTLVEAVERLVNHTEMEMAKTRRKRDAFRVFIGSQIDFAQAHPGWYRFIWMEPLPGAPRENLVPKLAQPAADFARHLAAIAPAAVPATAIARAADIVHGYLHGVLSRLVAGRYIQGVGPELREKIIADAELVFQLLCAETTSSKKGTKRQ, encoded by the coding sequence ATGAGCGAAAAACCGATGGCCCGGCGAATCCTCGAGGTCACACTCGAGCTGATCGACGAAAATCACGGCCTGACGGGCGTCGATCTGCGCAAGATCTCGCGCGCGCTCGGCTGCGCGCACACCAACATTTACAACTACTTCGACAGCTATCCCGATTTGCTTTGGCACACCTTGGTCGAGGCGGTGGAGCGACTGGTGAACCACACGGAAATGGAAATGGCGAAAACCCGGCGGAAGCGCGACGCCTTCCGGGTTTTCATCGGCAGTCAGATTGATTTCGCGCAAGCCCATCCCGGCTGGTATCGCTTCATTTGGATGGAACCGTTGCCGGGAGCGCCGCGGGAAAACTTGGTGCCCAAGCTGGCCCAGCCGGCCGCCGATTTCGCCCGTCATCTGGCGGCCATCGCGCCGGCGGCGGTACCCGCGACGGCCATCGCCCGGGCGGCCGATATCGTGCACGGCTATCTGCACGGAGTGCTCTCGCGGTTGGTGGCCGGCCGTTACATTCAGGGCGTCGGCCCTGAACTGCGGGAAAAGATCATCGCCGACGCGGAACTTGTCTTTCAACTGTTGTGCGCCGAAACCACGTCATCGAAAAAAGGAACGAAACGTCAATGA
- a CDS encoding C_GCAxxG_C_C family protein has protein sequence MPNDTKKIFHRCGTCSRTFHFLLNREFGHPADAEERAADPLAGGLMRTGHQCGMLWGASLAVGAEASRRYRDPDQAAAVAIATTRGLMESFAGSAKSVDCREITGCDLTSKSGLAKLLLKTVLGLFYYSPCFNLAEKWTPEAFRTAKEGLTLVPTESPQPPLSCASLLAKKMGAGDAEAAMVAGFAGGLGLSGNACGALGAAIWLRALAACRNDTGKPSADRNQGEVQQILRDFDQATAGEILCAKISGRRFATIDEHGEFIRNGGCGTLIDLLAHS, from the coding sequence GTGCCCAACGATACGAAAAAAATATTTCACCGCTGCGGGACCTGTTCGCGCACCTTTCATTTCCTGTTGAACCGCGAATTCGGCCATCCAGCGGACGCCGAGGAACGCGCGGCGGATCCGTTGGCCGGCGGGCTCATGCGAACCGGTCACCAATGCGGCATGTTATGGGGCGCGTCGTTGGCCGTCGGCGCCGAAGCCTCCCGCCGCTACCGCGATCCGGACCAGGCCGCGGCGGTCGCCATTGCGACGACTCGCGGCTTGATGGAATCCTTCGCCGGGAGCGCGAAAAGCGTCGATTGCCGGGAGATCACCGGTTGCGATCTGACCAGCAAATCCGGTCTGGCCAAGCTTTTGCTGAAAACCGTCCTCGGGCTTTTCTATTACAGTCCCTGTTTCAACCTGGCGGAAAAATGGACGCCGGAGGCGTTTCGCACGGCAAAGGAAGGCCTAACTCTCGTCCCAACCGAATCGCCGCAACCGCCGCTGAGTTGCGCCTCCCTGCTGGCCAAAAAAATGGGCGCCGGCGACGCGGAAGCGGCAATGGTCGCCGGCTTCGCCGGTGGTCTTGGCTTGAGCGGCAACGCCTGCGGCGCGCTCGGCGCGGCGATCTGGTTGCGCGCCCTCGCCGCCTGCCGGAATGATACCGGGAAACCGTCCGCCGACCGCAACCAGGGAGAAGTGCAACAGATTTTGCGCGACTTCGATCAGGCGACCGCTGGAGAGATACTTTGCGCGAAAATTTCCGGCCGGCGGTTTGCGACAATCGACGAGCACGGTGAATTCATCAGAAATGGCGGTTGCGGCACGTTGATCGACCTTTTGGCGCACTCCTAG
- a CDS encoding glyoxalase/bleomycin resistance/dioxygenase family protein, with translation MRFVCPLLVVEDLERSRDFYCNVLKQTVIADYGENIVFRGDFSLHQRAHFEGLLGNGRAVRFGDDSFELYFETDDLDEIRDRLQKNGVVFVHDLREQPWRQRVMRIADPDGHLIEIGEPMPAVVRRLAQSGMTIAAIAAATSLPERIVLRELALR, from the coding sequence ATGCGATTCGTTTGTCCGCTCCTGGTCGTCGAGGATCTGGAAAGGTCGCGCGATTTTTATTGCAACGTGCTGAAGCAAACCGTGATCGCCGACTACGGTGAGAATATCGTTTTCCGAGGCGATTTCTCGCTCCATCAACGCGCTCATTTCGAGGGATTGTTGGGAAATGGCCGCGCGGTGCGATTCGGCGACGACAGTTTCGAATTGTATTTCGAAACCGACGACCTGGATGAAATTCGCGACCGCCTGCAAAAAAACGGCGTCGTTTTTGTGCACGATTTGCGGGAACAGCCCTGGCGTCAGCGGGTCATGCGCATCGCGGACCCCGACGGACACCTCATCGAAATCGGCGAACCGATGCCGGCGGTCGTCCGGCGGCTGGCGCAAAGCGGCATGACGATCGCCGCGATCGCGGCGGCGACTTCCCTGCCCGAGCGGATCGTGTTGCGCGAGTTGGCGCTCCGGTGA